A portion of the Periophthalmus magnuspinnatus isolate fPerMag1 chromosome 2, fPerMag1.2.pri, whole genome shotgun sequence genome contains these proteins:
- the LOC117383896 gene encoding collagen alpha-1(VIII) chain-like, with product MRAAVVPSLSLLGALLELSLVRLVHSGAYYPHKQPPQSQPLPQYSEALPQYSEPLPQQQHLGNEMPILPPQFPQLPFQKGKERPLPQSKGPSLPFNPRGAKGPPPMGEGIREGPQGIPGPQGPPGPQGPPGLPGQGLPGLPGAPGSPGPQGYPGIGKPGMPGLPGKPGSSGLPGPKGELGPSGGQGLTGPPGPQGLPGPPGLPGLSKPGGQGFPGQPGPLGEPGQKGFPGQPGPQGPKGERGLGLPGLPGLRGPGGPPGPPGQMGPPGVGKPGLNGFPGQPGVPGKAGAPGEPGEAGLPGDRGQPGPPGTPGLGKPGKDGLRGPPGIPGAKGESGQQGLPGGPGLPGYSKPGFPGPKGHKGYDGLPGPPGAKGDKGQPGPPGMMGSPGPSGITGPPGPIGIPGNPGFIGLKGETGTVGAKGSPGIKGEVGPPGAPGPSGRSGEGGEPGPRGLPGPIGPKGEAGSRGAPGAPGLAGLPGPRGEGGRPGDAGRQGPQGIPGLQGPGGPIGPPGLPGLKGEMGPSGKPGYPGEGKPGPSGPMGPQGKTGPSGPPGLPGPPGQPGPPGPPGPSSPDLGQVLPATGPYNGQHQGYYKPNNGGELGGGSVEMPAFTAKLTNPFPLVGSPVLFDKLLYSANQDYNPQSGIFTCTIPGIYYFAYHVHCKGGNVWVALMKNNEPVMYTYDECSKGLLDQASGSAVLPLRPGETVHVQLPSEQAAGLYAGQYVHSTFSGHLLYSM from the exons ATGCGTGCAGCGGTGGTGCCCTCCCTCAGCCTCCTGGGGGCACTCCTGGAGTTGAGCCTAGTGCGCCTGGTCCACAGTGGGGCGTACTACCCTCACAAACAGCCCCCCCAGTCCCAGCCTCTGCCCCAGTACAGCGAGGCTCTGCCCCAGTACAGCGAGCCTCTGCCCCAGCAGCAGCACTTAGGCAACGAGATGCCCATACTGCCACCGCAATTTCCACAGCTGCCTTTCCAAAAGGGCAAGGAGAGACCCCTCCCTCAGAGTAAAG GTCCATCCTTGCCCTTTAACCCTCGAGGAGCTAAAGGCCCACCCCCGATGGGAGAGGGGATTCGTGAAGGACCTCAAGGGATTCCAGGGCCCCAAGGACCCCCCGGACCCCAGGGCCCGCCGGGTCTACCTGGACAAGGGTTGCCAGGCTTACCAGGAGCACCTGGCTCTCCTGGACCACAAGGATACCCAGGGATTGGAAAACCTGGAATGCCGGGACTACCAGGCAAACCAGGAAGTTCTGGATTACCTGGACCAAAAGGAGAACTTGGTCCAAGTGGTGGCCAAGGGCTCACTGGCCCTCCTGGGCCTCAGGGACTGCCCGGGCCACCTGGATTGCCTGGGCTTTCCAAACCAGGAGGTCAGGGGTTTCCAGGCCAGCCAGGGCCACTTGGGGAGCCTGGGCAGAAGGGTTTCCCTGGGCAACCTGGTCCTCAAGGCCCCAAAGGCGAGAGAGGGCTTGGTCTTCCTGGTTTACCAGGTTTAAGGGGACCAGGTGGACCACCTGGGCCTCCTGGGCAGATGGGGCCCCCAGGGGTTGGTAAACCAGGCCTGAATGGATTTCCAGGACAGCCAGGGGTCCCAGGAAAAGCAGGAGCTCCAGGAGAACCAGGAGAGGCAGGACTCCCCGGCGACAGAGGACAACCAGGACCACCAGGAACACCAGGGTTGGGGAAGCCAGGAAAAGATGGTCTGAGGGGTCCACCTGGGATCCCAGGGGCTAAGGGAGAATCTGGTCAACAAGGACTACCTGGCGGTCCAGGCCTACCAGGATATAGCAAACCTGGTTTTCCAGGGCCCAAAGGTCACAAGGGATATGATGGCCTTCCAGGACCTCCAGGAGCCAAAGGAGACAAAGGTCAACCAGGTCCACCAGGCATGATGGGTTCTCCTGGGCCCAGTGGAATAACAGGTCCTCCAGGTCCAATTGGAATTCCTGGGAATCCAGGGTTTATTGGGCTAAAGGGAGAGACTGGTACTGTGGGTGCAAAGGGGAGTCCAGGAATTAAGGGGGAGGTGGGTCCTCCTGGAGCTCCTGGACCATCGGGTCGGtcaggggagggaggagagccaGGACCAAGAGGCTTACCAGGACCGATTGGGCCAAAAGGAGAGGCTGGGTCTAGGGGTGCACCTGGAGCTCCTGGTCTTGCAGGACTTCCTGGACCTcgaggagagggaggtagaCCTGGAGATGCTGGACGCCAAGGACCACAGGGAATTCCAGGGCTCCAAGGGCCAGGGGGCCCAATTGGACCTCCTGGTCTGCCTGGACTAAAAGGCGAGATGGGCCCCTCCGGTAAGCCTGGATATCCAGGAGAGGGAAAGCCAGGTCCTTCTGGCCCTATGGGTCCACAGGGTAAAACTGGCCCTAGTGGGCCCCCTGGACTCCCTGGTCCTCCAGGACAGCCTGGGCCTCCAGGGCCTCCGGGGCCTTCATCTCCTGACTTAGGACAGGTTCTTCCAGCAACGGGCCCTTATAATGGTCAGCACCAAGGATACTACAAGCCCAATAATGGAGGCGAGTTGGGGGGAGGGAGTGTAGAGATGCCAGCCTTCACAGCCAAACTCACAAACCCTTTCCCTCTGGTGGGGTCTCCGGTGCTTTTTGACAAACTTCTGTACAGTGCAAATCAGGACTACAACCCCCAAAGCGGCATCTTCACCTGCACCATACCAGGGATCTATTACTTTGCCTACCACGTCCACTGCAAAGGAGGCAATGTGTGGGTTGCCCTGATGAAGAACAACGAGCCGGTGATGTACACGTACGATGAGTGTAGTAAGGGGCTGTTGGACCAGGCTTCAGGCAGCGCGGTGCTGCCCCTTAGGCCTGGAGAAACGGTGCATGTTCAGCTGCCCTCAGAGCAGGCTGCGGGGCTGTACGCGGGACAGTATGTACACTCCACCTTCTCTGGACACCTGCTCTACTCCATGTGA
- the LOC117384977 gene encoding uncharacterized protein LOC117384977 gives MAMAVFRPVLVFLSLLHCTESVSAPHEFVKEGGKITLSCNNVRERQRKCSGTTWIFNSAKRTESTEELITHGQVGSRVTEMSNRLKVTENCGLEIQNVQSQDAGLFHCQQYDTSVQPQRLVPDAPVYLSVVSVTKTNNKENVQLRCNVSSILSDVETKWLLNGQDVNDLTLTTTDRRDATTVTVPKSYFYYKDVNLFKCEVSHGVNKKIFSLRSNKPEEAQTTASPQNKSTYGGWLWAVVVVVAAVLLTVVALVTWRRLRVKSEDTGNDPPVEPEEGVSYATVSYKRNNQRNEVRPSEEAMIYSSVRNTTVEDPAQLYATVKK, from the exons ATGGCCATGGCTGTGTTCAGACCTGTGCTTGTCTTTCTGAGTCTTCTGCACTGCACAG AATCAGTCTCAGCTCCACATGAGTTtgtgaaagagggaggaaaaatCACTTTGTCCTGTAACAATgtaagagagagacaaaggaaaTGTAGTGGAACCACATGGATTTTCAACTCAGCCAAAAGAACAGAATCAACTGAAGAACTTATTACACATGGACAAGTCGGGTCCAGGGTCACAGAGATGTCAAATCGACTCAAAGTGACTGAAAACTGTGGTCTGGAGATTCAAAATGTCCAGTCTCAGGATGCTGGACTGTTCCACTGTCAACAATACGATACATCTGTGCAACCACAACGTCTAGTGCCTGATGCTCCTGTGTATCTGTCTGTGGTCTCAG tgaCTAAAACGAACAATAAGGAGAACGTTCAGTTAAGATGTAATGTGTCCTCCATTCTCTCTGATGttgaaacaaaatggctgctcaaCGGCCAAGATGTCAATGATCTAACATTAACCACAACAGACCGTCGAGATGCCACCACTGTCACAGTTCCAAAATCATATTTCTATTACAAAGATGTGAATCTGTTCAAATGTGAAGTGTCTCATGGAGTGAACAAGAAGATCTTCTCTCTCAGATCCAACAaaccag AGGAAGCTCAAACtacagcctctccacagaacaaGAGCACATATGGAG GTTGGCTGTGGGctgtggtggtggttgtagcTGCAGTACTTCTCACTGTGGTGGCCCTGGTCACATGGAGGAGACTCAGAG tgaagTCTGAGGACACCGGAAACGACCCCCCT GTTGAACCTGAAGAGGGAGTGTCCTACGCCACCGTCAGCTACAAGAGGAACAACCAGAGAAATGAG GTCAGACCGAGTGAGGAGGCAATGATCTACAGCTCAGTGAGGAACACCACTGTGGAGGACCCTGCTCAGCTCTACGCCACCGTCAAGAAATAA